The Vicia villosa cultivar HV-30 ecotype Madison, WI linkage group LG1, Vvil1.0, whole genome shotgun sequence genome includes a region encoding these proteins:
- the LOC131643922 gene encoding ABC transporter C family member 14-like — protein sequence MSSLDSTWSWITSLSCSPSPGDALPEWLRFVFLSPCSQRVLLSAVDFLLLFTLLLFAIIKLYSRFTSNGSTNSEEINKPLISDTTALRTRTRTRTRTTLWFNLTLIATIVLTVLYTVACILVFSSSGIEFESSWKQLDGFFWVVQAITQLVLVILIIHVKRFEAVVHPLSVRVFWVANFVVVSLFAASGVARLVSLEGNESFSFMVDDVVSFISLPVSLFLLVVGVKGSTGVIKLREESHSVVDNGEETKLYDHGLDKPGLTTGFASASQFSRTFWIWLNPLLSKGYASPLNIDEVPYLSPQHRAERMSVIFESKWPKLEERSKYPVRTTLLRCFWKDIIFTACLAVIRLSVMFVGPVLIQDFVDFTAGKGSSVYEGYYLVLILLVAKFVEVLTTHHFNFNSQKLGMLIRCTLITSLYKKGLRLSCSARQDHGVGPIVNYMAVDTQQLSDMMLQLHAVWMMPFQVGIGLFLLYNSLGASVITAFLCLLLVLVFIVVTTRQNKNYQFKAMISRDSRMKAVNEMLNYMRVIKFQAWENHFNSRIAGFRESEFGWLSKFMYSICGNIIVLWSAPMLISTLTFGTALWLGVKLDAGTVFTTTTVFKILQEPIRTFPQSMISLSQALVSLGRLDRYMSSKELNDDSVERNDGCDGEIAVDVQDGTFSWDDDGLEQDLKNIHLKVNKGELTAIVGTVGSGKSSLLASILGEMHRISGKVQVCGSTAYVAQTSWIQNGTIEENILFGLPMNRQKYNDVIRVCCLEKDLEMMEYGDQTEIGERGINLSGGQKQRIQLARAVYQDCDIYLLDDVFSAVDAHTGTEIFKECVRGALKGKTIVLVTHQVDFLHNVDRIVVMREGTIVQSGRYNDLLDSGLDFGILVAAHETSMELVEQGAAMPGEPTITKSASNNSREANGESNSLDQPKSANGSSKLVKEEERETGKVSFNIYKLYCTEAFGWIGIFAVLFLSVLWQASMMASDYWLAYQTSVKRAEFFNPSLFISVYAIISVVSVLLIVLRSYSVTIFGLKTAQIFFNQILNSILHAPMSFYDTTPSGRILSRASSDQTNVDIYIPLFINFVVAMYITVISIIIVTCQNSWPTAFLLIPLVWLNIWYRGYFLSTSRELTRLDSITKAPVIVHFSESISGVMTVRAFRKQKEFSLENIRRVNSNLRMDFHNFSANAWLGFRLELLGSLIFCMSTLFMIILPSSIIKPENVGLSLSYGLSLNGVMFWAIYMSCFIENKMVSVERIKQFSNIPSEAAWNIKDRSPPPNWPGQGHVDIKDLQVRYRPNTPLVLKGITLSINGGEKIGVVGRTGSGKSTLIQVFFRLVEPTGGKIIIDGIDISALGLHDLRSRFGIIPQEPVLFEGTVRSNIDPTGQYTDDEIWKSLERCQLKDSVASKPEKLDSLVVDNGDNWSVGQRQLLCLGRVMLKQSRLLFMDEATASVDSQTDAVIQKIIREDFAARTIISIAHRIPTVMDCDRVLVVDAGRVKEFDTPTNLLQRQSLFAALVQEYANRSTGL from the exons atgtcTTCTTTAGATTCAACTTGGAGTTGGATTACATCTCTCTCATGTTCACCTTCTCCAGGTGATGCATTACCTGAATGGCTGAGATTCGTTTTTCTGTCACCGTGTTCTCAGAGAGTTCTTCTCTCAGCCGTTGATTTTTTGCTCTTGTTTACTCTATTACTATTTGCTATTATAAAGCTTTATTCTAGGTTCACTTCTAATGGAAGTACCAACTCAGAAGAAATCAACAAGCCTCTTATCAGTGACACAACAGCTTTGAGAACGAGGACGAGAACGAGAACGAGAACGACTCTATGGTTCAATCTAACTCTAATTGCAACGATAGTTTTGACTGTGTTGTACACTGTTGCTTGTATTTTAGTGTTTAGCAGTTCGGGGATTGAGTTTGAGTCGTCGTGGAAACAACTTGATGGATTCTTTTGGGTTGTTCAAGCAATAACTCAATTAGTCCTTGTAATCTTGATTATCCATGTTAAGAGATTCGAAGCTGTTGTTCATCCTTTATCGGTTCGAGTTTTCTGGGTTGCGAATTTCGTTGTTGTTTCTTTGTTCGCTGCTTCTGGTGTTGCGCGGTTGGTTTCTTTGGAGGGGAATGAGTCCTTTAGCTTTATGGTTGATGATGTTGTTTCTTTCATTTCGCTACCGGTTTCGCTTTTTCTGCTTGTTGTTGGTGTTAAAGGTTCCACTGGTGTTATTAAGTTGAGAGAAGAGAGTCACAGTGTTGTTGATAATGGTGAAGAAACAAAACTATATGATCATGGTTTGGATAAACCGGGTCTTACTACTGGTTTTGCTTCGGCTTCTCAGTTTTCTAGAACCTTTTGGATTTGGTTAAACCCTTTGTTGAGTAAAGGGTATGCTTCGCCGCTTAATATCGATGAAGTTCCGTACCTTTCTCCACAGCATAGAGCTGAGAGGATGTCTGTTATCTTTGAGTCAAAATGGCCTAAATTGGAAGAGAGATCGAAGTATCCGGTTAGAACCACGTTGCTTCGGTGTTTCTGGAAAGACATAATCTTCACTGCTTGTCTTGCTGTTATTAGGCTATCTGTTATGTTTGTTGGACCGGTATTAATTCAAGATTTTGTTGATTTCACTGCTGGAAAAGGTAGTTCTGTGTATGAAGGTTACTATCTAGTGCTGATTCTTCTTGTAGCCAAGTTTGTTGAAGTTTTAACAACTCATCATTTCAATTTCAACTCTCAGAAACTTGGAATGCTTATAAGATGCACTCTCATTACTTCTTTATATAAAAAGGGATTGAGGCTATCTTGTTCTGCAAGACAAGATCACGGTGTCGGTCCCATTGTGAATTACATGGCCGTTGATACGCAGCAGCTATCCGATATGATGCTTCAGTTACACGCGGTTTGGATGATGCCGTTTCAAGTTGGTATTGGTTTGTTTTTGCTTTACAATTCTCTCGGTGCTTCGGTGATCACCGCGTTTCTTTGCCTTCTACTTGTTCTCGTGTTTATCGTGGTGACAACTCGACAGAACAAAAACTATCAGTTTAAAGCTATGATAAGCCGCGATTCGAGAATGAAAGCTGTGAATGAGATGCTTAATTACATGCGTGTTATCAAGTTTCAGGCATGGGAAAATCATTTCAACAGTAGAATCGCAGGTTTCCGTGAGTCGGAATTCGGGTGGCTTTCGAAGTTTATGTACTCGATTTGTGGCAATATCATTGTATTATGGAGCGCTCCTATGTTGATATCAACTCTCACTTTCGGTACCGCGCTTTGGCTTGGAGTTAAACTTGATGCAGGAACTGTTTTCACTACAACAACTGTGTTTAAGATTCTGCAGGAACCTATTAGGACTTTTCCACAGTCAATGATATCTCTCTCACAAGCGTTGGTATCACTTGGGAGGTTGGATAGGTACATGTCTAGCAAGGAATTGAATGATGATTCGGTTGAGAGAAACGACGGCTGTGACGGAGAAATTGCTGTGGATGTTCAAGATGGTACCTTTAGTTGGGATGACGATGGCTTAGAACAAGACCTGAAAAATATTCATTTGAAGGTTAATAAAGGCGAACTCACAGCTATTGTCGGTACTGTAGGATCTGGAAAATCTTCTCTTCTTGCATCAATTCTTGGCGAAATGCACAGAATTTCTGGAAAG gtTCAAGTATGCGGGAGTACTGCTTATGTTGCGCAAACGTCTTGGATTCAAAACGGGACGATTGAAGAGAATATTCTCTTTGGTTTACCAATGAATAGACAGAAGTACAATGATGTTATCAGGGTTTGTTGTTTGGAGAAAGATTTAGAAATGATGGAATATGGGGATCAGACGGAGATTGGAGAGCGCGGCATCAACCTCAGCGGGGGTCAGAAGCAGCGTATACAGCTCGCAAGGGCTGTATACCAAGACTGTGACATATATCTTCTTGATGATGTCTTCAGCGCAGTAGATGCACATACTGGCACTGAAATATTTAAG GAATGTGTGAGGGGAGCTCTGAAAGGAAAGACCATAGTTCTTGTAACACACCAAGTAGACTTCTTACATAATGTCGATCGTATCGTG GTGATGAGGGAAGGAACGATAGTCCAATCGGGTCGGTACAACGACCTACTTGATTCTGGACTGGATTTCGGTATCCTGGTTGCAGCACATGAGACATCTATGGAACTTGTAGAACAAGGCGCGGCCATGCCTGGTGAACCGACGATAACTAAGTCCGCGTCTAATAACAGCAGAGAAGCCAATGGTGAAAGTAATTCGCTTGACCAACCTAAATCTGCTAATGGAAGTTCTAAACTtgtcaaagaagaagaaagagaaactgGTAAAGTTAGCTTTAATATCTATAAACTCTACTGCACCGAGGCTTTTGGATGGATAGGGATTTTCGCGGTACTCTTTCTTTCTGTGTTGTGGCAAGCATCTATGATGGCTAGTGATTATTGGCTGGCATATCAAACATCGGTCAAGCGTGCTGAATTTTTCAATCCTTCTTTGTTTATTTCCGTCTACGCAATTATTAGCGTTGTTTCAGTTCTTCTGATAGTGCTGAGATCCTACTCAGTCACGATCTTTGGGTTGAAAACAGCACAGATTTTCTTCAATCAAATTCTTAATAGCATCTTGCATGCTCCAATGTCTTTCTACGATACTACTCCATCAGGAAGAATTCTAAGCAGG gCTTCCTCTGATCAGACAAATGTCGATATCTACATCCCTTTGTTCATCAATTTTGTGGTGGCCATGTATATTACAGTCATCAGCATCATCATCGTTACATGCCAAAATTCATGGCCAACAGCTTTCTTGCTGATTCCTCTTGTTTGGTTGAACATTTGGTACCGG GGCTATTTTCTTTCTACTTCTCGTGAGTTAACTAGGCTAGATTCAATTACAAAAGCACCTGTGATTGTTCATTTCTCCGAAAGTATTTCCGGGGTAATGACGGTCCGTGCATTCAGAAAACAGAAAGAGTTTAGTTTAGAAAACATCAGACGAGTAAATTCTAACTTGCGAATGGATTTCCACAACTTCAGTGCCAATGCGTGGTTGGGTTTCCGCTTAGAATTGCTTGGAAGCTTGATTTTCTGCATGTCTACTTTGTTCATGATCATATTACCTAGCAGTATAATAAAGCCAG AAAACGTTGGTTTATCTCTCTCCTATGGATTGTCGTTGAATGGAGTGATGTTCTGGGCCATATACATGAGCTGTTTCATTGAAAACAAAATGGTATCTGTTGAGAGGATAAAACAGTTCTCGAATATTCCATCAGAAGCCGCGTGGAACATTAAGGATCGCTCTCCTCCCCCGAATTGGCCTGGTCAAGGCCATGTTGATATCAAAGACTTGCAG GTCAGATATCGTCCGAACACTCCTTTGGTTCTTAAAGGCATTACTCTAAGCATTAACGGAGGAGAAAAGATTGGCGTTGTTGGTCGAACTGGGAGTGGAAAGTCAACTTTAATTCAAGTTTTCTTTAGGCTGGTGGAACCTACCGGAGGCAAAATAATCATCGATGGCATTGACATATCTGCCTTAGGACTTCATGATCTCAGGTCTCGATTTGGTATCATCCCTCAGGAGCCTGTCCTTTTCGAAGGTACCGTCAGAAGTAACATTGATCCAACTGGACAGTATACAGATGATGAGATATGGAAG AGTTTGGAGCGCTGTCAACTAAAAGACTCGGTAGCTTCAAAGCCCGAGAAACTTGACTCATTAG TGGTTGACAATGGAGATAACTGGAGTGTTGGGCAGAGGCAGTTGCTTTGTTTAGGGAGAGTCATGCTTAAGCAAAGCAGGTTGTTATTCATGGACGAGGCTACAGCTTCTGTCGATTCTCAAACCGATGCAGTAATTCAGAAGATCATCAGAGAGGACTTTGCAGCGCGTACTATCATCAGCATTGCTCATAGAATACCAACAGTGATGGACTGTGATCGAGTGTTAGTTGTAGATGCAG GGCGCGTGAAAGAATTTGACACGCCTACGAACTTGCTCCAGAGGCAATCGTTGTTTGCAGCTTTGGTTCAAGAGTATGCCAACCGTTCAACTGGACTATAA
- the LOC131614999 gene encoding uncharacterized protein LOC131614999, whose protein sequence is MGGSRRKYKNSRPKVRVGLPKKNPKVVKPAFTIPPKLLQSLVEDPKWDEKGSVTQNYNSFGVVNDPNSLTDSLQAPSVSDDPNDSGSDLEEDDLKSALGKRRRDGKNALPQPLTSIQRLYISRLVEKYGADFERMMMDIKLNPMQHSVATLEKLCMSYYIYKNKNPLIVGR, encoded by the exons ATGGGAGGATCTCGAAGAAAATACAAGAATTCTCGACCTAAGGTTCGTGTGGGTCTTCCAAAGAAGAATCCTAAAGTTGTGAAACCCGCCTTCACCATTCCTCCCAAACTGTTACAATCCCTTGTAGAAGACCCTAAATGGGACGAGAAAGGTAGCGTCACCCAAAACTATAACTCCTTCGGCGTCGTCAATGACCCTAACTCCCTCACCGATTCTCTTCAAGCTCCTTCTGTTTCCGATGACCCCAACGATTCCGGCAGTGACCTCGAAGAAGACG ATTTGAAATCGGCATTGGGAAAGAGAAGAAGAGATGGCAAAAATGCACTTCCTCAACCTTTGACTTCGATTCAGCGTCTTTATATTAGTCGGCTAGTTGAGAAATATGGAGCTGATTTTGAG AGAATGATGATGGATATAAAGCTAAATCCTATGCAGCATTCAGTTGCAACTTTAGAGAAATTGTGCATGAGCTATTACATATATAAGAACAAGAATCCGCTGATCGTTGGAAGATGA